One region of Pristis pectinata isolate sPriPec2 chromosome 30, sPriPec2.1.pri, whole genome shotgun sequence genomic DNA includes:
- the LOC127584767 gene encoding histone H4, whose amino-acid sequence MSGRGKGGKGLGKGGAKRHRKVLRDNIQGITKPAIRRLARRGGVKRISGLIYEETRGVLKVFLENVIRDAVTYTEHAKRKTVTAMDVVYALKRQGRTLYGFGG is encoded by the coding sequence ATGTCTGGCAGAGGGAAAGGAGGCAAAGGACTGGGCAAAGGCGGGGCCAAGCGGCACCGTAAAGTGCTCCGTGATAACATCCAGGGCATCACCAAACCAGCCATCCGGCGCCTGGCTCGGCGTGGCGGCGTCAAGCGCATCTCGGGTCTAATCTACGAGGAGACCCGCGGGGTGCTGAAGGTTTTCCTGGAGAATGTGATCAGGGACGCGGTGACCTACACAGAGCACGCTAAGCGCAAGACGGTGACTgccatggatgtggtgtatgcTCTGAAACGCCAGGGCCGCACTCTCTATGGCTTCGGCGGCTGA
- the LOC127584766 gene encoding histone H4, translated as MSGRGKGGKGLGKGGAKRHRKVLRDNIQGITKPAIRRLARRGGVKRISGLIYEETRGVLKVFLENVIRDAVTYTEHAKRKTVTAMDVVYALKRQGRTLYGFGG; from the coding sequence ATGTCTGGCAGAGGGAAAGGAGGCAAAGGACTGGGCAAAGGCGGAGCCAAGCGGCACCGTAAAGTGCTCCGTGATAACATCCAGGGCATCACCAAACCAGCCATCCGGCGCCTGGCTCGGCGTGGCGGCGTCAAGCGCATCTCGGGTCTAATCTACGAGGAGACCCGCGGGGTGCTGAAGGTTTTCCTGGAGAATGTGATCAGGGACGCGGTCACCTACACCGAGCACGCCAAGCGCAAGACGGTGACTgccatggatgtggtgtacgctCTGAAACGCCAGGGCCGCACTCTGTATGGCTTCGGCGGCTGA
- the LOC127584762 gene encoding histone H1-like: MTETAAAEAAPPAAPAAQTKAPKKKKAPVRDKLAGTKLGEQIDQIVAGCPDKRGMSGTAIKKVLATRGVDVVKRSALIKLIIKRKLEKGSLLQTKGVGFSGTFKAGKEKCSVKLVKKSKKPAPKKPAARTSPSKKPAAKNSPTKKSRAKKSGAKKTLTKIPAAKKTVAKKPATKKATSKKAKSTNKVAAPKAKKLVKPKPKQKAVKPKKAAGKK, translated from the coding sequence ATGACCGAGACCGCAGCCGCCGAAGCGGCTCCTCCAGCCGCGCCCGCCGCCCAGACCAAGGCTCCCAAGAAGAAGAAGGCGCCCGTCCGGGACAAGCTAGCCGGCACCAAGCTGGGGGAACAGATCGACCAGATTGTAGCGGGTTGTCCCGATAAGAGGGGGATGTCTGGGACCGCCATCAAGAAGGTTCTGGCTACCAGAGGCGTCGATGTGGTGAAGCGCAGCGCCCTGATCAAGTTGATCATCAAGAGGAAACTGGAAAAAGGCTCCCTGCTTCAGACCAAGGGCGTGGGCTTCTCCGGCACCTTCAAGGCCGGGAAGGAGAAATGTTCCGTGAAATTGGTGAAGAAATCGAAGAAACCAGCGCCCAAGAAGCCAGCGGCAAGAACATCTCCCAGCAAGAAACCAGCGGCCAAGAATTCTCCTACGAAGAAGTCTAGAGCCAAGAAATCGGGGGCCAAGAAAACTCTCACTAAGATACCAGCGGCTAAAAAAACGGTGGCTAAGAAACCAGCGACCAAGAAGGCCACGTCGAAGAAAGCCAAGAGCACCAACAAGGTCGCAGCCCCAAAGGCCAAGAAATTGGTGAAACCCAAGCCGAAGCAGAAAGCAGTGAAACCCAAGAAGGCAGCGggcaaaaagtga